A single region of the Mycobacterium lentiflavum genome encodes:
- a CDS encoding circularly permuted type 2 ATP-grasp protein — MALEPSAVPADHYDADRLLAGYRTARAQEALFELRPTGSLGAGYDEFLGEDGHVRPAWTELADTVAERGRTGLNQLRSVVHNLIDNDGITYTEVDPTNGRALEPRPWSLDTLPIVVSAADWEVLEAGLVQRSRLLDAVLADLYGPRSLLTDGMLPPELVFAHPGYVRAASGIEVPGHHQLFMHACDLSRLPSGAFEVNADWTQAPSGAGYALADRRVVAHAIPDLYERIAPRPNTPFAQALRLALIDSAPDDAQDPVVVVLSPGIYSETAFDQAYLATLLGFPLVESADLVVRDGKLWMRSLGTLKRVDVVLRRVDALYADPLDLRADSRLGVVGLVEAQRRGTVTVVNTLGSGILESPGLLRFLPELAERLLGEAPLLTTAPVYWGGIDKERSHLLANLSSLLIKSTVGGQTIVGPTLSSTQLAGLAAQIESMPWQWAGQELPQFSSAPTDHAGVLSSAGVGMRLFTVAQRGGYAPMIGGVGYVVAPGPAAYELKTVAAKDVWVRPTERVRAETITLPTEAQPVKTAAGTWGVSSPRVLSDLFWIGRYGERAESTARLLMAARDRFHVYRHHQDTEESEVVPVLMAALGRITGTDTGADNDHAEMIAIVPSTLWALTFDPDRAGSLIQSVEGLALAARAVRDQMSNDTWVVLATLERGLAHRAEPPQSLAEADTRLASAHGRTLAGMLTLSGVANESMVRDVGWSMMDIGKRIERGLWLTALLGATLTTVRSADAEQTVIESTLVACESSVIYRRRTVGQVSVAAVTELMLFDANNPRSLLYQLERLRANLKDLPSASGSSRPERTVEEISTLLRRSDPAALEVAVNGHREELADLLATIHTELRDLAGVITETQLTLPGGMQPLWGPDQRREMPA, encoded by the coding sequence ATGGCACTCGAACCGTCGGCGGTTCCGGCCGATCATTACGACGCCGATCGACTGCTGGCCGGGTACCGGACCGCACGCGCCCAGGAAGCACTGTTCGAGCTGCGCCCCACCGGCTCACTGGGAGCCGGCTACGACGAATTCCTCGGCGAAGACGGACACGTGCGCCCGGCCTGGACCGAGCTGGCCGACACGGTCGCCGAACGCGGCCGGACCGGGCTGAATCAGCTGCGCTCGGTGGTGCACAACCTGATCGACAACGACGGGATCACCTACACCGAAGTCGATCCCACCAACGGCCGTGCGCTGGAGCCCCGGCCATGGAGTCTGGACACCCTGCCGATCGTGGTGTCCGCGGCCGATTGGGAGGTGCTGGAGGCCGGGCTGGTGCAGCGCTCGCGGCTGCTCGATGCCGTGCTCGCCGACCTGTACGGGCCGCGTAGCCTACTCACCGACGGCATGCTGCCCCCGGAGCTGGTGTTCGCCCACCCCGGATACGTGCGCGCGGCCAGCGGAATCGAAGTACCGGGCCACCACCAGCTGTTCATGCACGCCTGCGATCTGAGCCGGCTGCCCAGCGGCGCCTTCGAGGTCAATGCGGACTGGACGCAGGCCCCCTCGGGTGCCGGTTATGCGCTGGCGGACCGACGCGTGGTGGCGCACGCGATTCCCGATCTCTACGAACGGATCGCGCCGCGGCCCAACACGCCGTTCGCGCAGGCGCTGCGGCTGGCGCTGATCGATTCCGCGCCCGACGACGCCCAAGACCCGGTGGTGGTGGTGCTCAGCCCGGGCATCTACTCCGAGACCGCGTTCGACCAGGCGTATCTCGCGACGCTGCTGGGTTTTCCGCTGGTGGAAAGCGCCGACTTGGTGGTCCGCGACGGCAAGCTCTGGATGCGCTCGCTCGGGACGCTGAAGCGGGTCGACGTCGTGCTGCGCCGCGTCGACGCGCTCTACGCCGACCCGCTGGATCTGCGCGCCGATTCCCGGCTCGGGGTGGTCGGCTTGGTGGAGGCGCAACGCCGCGGCACCGTGACCGTCGTCAACACGCTGGGCAGCGGAATCCTGGAAAGCCCTGGGCTGCTGCGCTTTCTGCCCGAACTGGCCGAGCGACTGCTCGGCGAAGCCCCGCTGCTGACCACCGCGCCGGTGTACTGGGGAGGCATCGACAAGGAACGTTCGCACCTGCTGGCCAACCTCTCGTCGCTGTTGATCAAATCGACAGTCGGCGGACAAACCATTGTCGGACCGACACTTTCGTCGACTCAGCTGGCCGGACTCGCGGCACAGATCGAGAGCATGCCGTGGCAGTGGGCCGGCCAGGAGCTGCCCCAGTTCTCCTCCGCGCCGACCGACCACGCCGGCGTGTTGTCGTCAGCCGGGGTGGGAATGCGGCTGTTCACGGTCGCCCAGCGCGGCGGCTATGCCCCGATGATCGGCGGCGTCGGTTACGTGGTAGCACCGGGTCCCGCGGCATATGAACTGAAAACTGTCGCGGCTAAAGATGTTTGGGTTCGTCCAACCGAACGGGTGCGAGCGGAGACCATCACGCTGCCGACCGAGGCGCAGCCGGTCAAGACCGCCGCGGGCACCTGGGGAGTCAGCTCGCCGCGCGTGCTGTCCGACCTGTTCTGGATCGGCCGCTATGGCGAACGTGCGGAGAGCACGGCCCGCCTCCTGATGGCCGCCCGCGACCGCTTCCATGTCTATCGCCACCACCAGGACACCGAGGAAAGCGAGGTCGTGCCGGTGCTGATGGCCGCCCTGGGCCGCATCACCGGCACCGACACCGGGGCCGACAACGACCACGCCGAGATGATCGCGATCGTCCCGTCGACGTTGTGGGCGTTGACCTTCGACCCGGACCGGGCGGGATCTCTGATCCAGTCCGTGGAGGGGCTCGCGCTGGCCGCCAGGGCGGTGCGCGACCAGATGTCCAACGACACCTGGGTGGTGCTGGCCACCCTGGAGCGCGGACTTGCGCATCGGGCCGAGCCGCCGCAGTCGCTGGCCGAAGCCGACACCCGGCTCGCGTCGGCCCATGGACGCACCCTGGCCGGAATGCTGACCCTGTCGGGCGTGGCCAACGAGTCGATGGTGCGCGACGTGGGCTGGTCGATGATGGACATCGGCAAGCGGATCGAACGTGGCCTGTGGCTGACCGCGTTGCTGGGCGCCACGCTCACGACGGTCCGCAGCGCGGATGCCGAGCAGACCGTCATCGAGTCGACCCTGGTGGCCTGCGAATCGTCGGTCATCTACCGGCGCCGTACCGTCGGTCAGGTCAGCGTCGCCGCGGTGACCGAACTGATGCTGTTCGACGCGAACAACCCGCGCTCGCTGCTCTATCAGCTGGAGCGGCTACGGGCCAACCTCAAGGACCTGCCCAGCGCGTCGGGGTCGTCGCGTCCGGAGCGGACCGTGGAGGAGATCAGCACGCTGCTGCGCCGCTCGGACCCCGCCGCGCTGGAGGTGGCCGTCAACGGACACCGCGAAGAGCTGGCCGACCTGCTCGCCACAATCCACAC
- a CDS encoding DUF2126 domain-containing protein, producing MSIKVALEHRTSYTFDRLVPVFPHVVRLRPAPHSRTPIEAYSLRIEPADHFINWQQDALGNFLARLVFPNPMRQLTITVGLIADLKVINPFDFFIEDWAEIWPPASGLIYPKALADDLKPYLRPVDEDVEGSGPGELARAWVENFSVPDGTRTIDFLVALNHAVNADVAYSLRMEPGVQTPDFTLRTGVGSCRDSAWLLVSILRQFGLAARFVSGYLVQLASDVEALDGPSGPAADFTDLHAWTEVYIPGAGWIGLDPTSGLFAGEGHIPLAATPHPSSAAPITGSTDPCETTLEFSNTVTRIHEDPRVTLPYTEEAWATICAVGRGVDERLTAADVRLTVGGEPTFVSVDNQVDEEWTTAADGPHKRERASALAARLKAAWAPQGLVHRGQGRWYPGEPLPRWQIGLYWRTDGLPLWTDDALLADPWASQPTSSTADNETAYKILAEVAEGLGLPLSQVRPAFEDPLARLAAKVRLPQGDAVRPGDDLADDDAAARAALLARLDETTTAPAAFVLPLHRRDDDLGWASANWRLRRGRVVLLEGDSPAGLRLPLNSISWKPPRPTYDVDPTAVSDTLPAESTSAPVEDPDTAPPTAMVAEARDGLLYVFVPPTEALEHFVDLIARIEAAAAKTRSPVVIEGYGPPPDPRLQSTTITPDPGVIEVNIAPTASFDEQRQQLETLYEQARLARLSTESFDVDGSHGGTGGGNHITLGGVTPADSPLLRRPDLLVSLLTYWQRHPSLSYLFAGRFVGTTSQAPRVDEGRTEALYELEIAFAEIARLASSSKDGPPPPWVTDRALRHLLTDVTGNTHRAEFCIDKLYSPDSPRGRLGLLELRGFEMPPHLRMAMVQSLLVRSLVAWFWDEPLRAPLIRHGTNLHGRYLLPHFLIHDIADVAADLRAHGIAFETSWLDPFTEFRFPRIGTAVFDGVEIELRGAIEPWNTLGEEATATGTARYVDSSVERLQIRIIGADRHRYVVTCNGYPVPLLATDNPDIHVGGVRYKAWQPPSALHPTITTDVPLQFELIDLTSGTSRGGCTYHVSHPGGMAYEEPPVNAVAAESRRARRFEAIGFTPGKLDLSGIREKQARIFTDIGAPGILDLRRVRTVQQ from the coding sequence ATGAGCATCAAAGTTGCGCTGGAGCATCGCACCAGCTACACCTTTGACCGGCTGGTTCCAGTGTTTCCGCACGTGGTGCGGCTGCGCCCGGCTCCGCACTCGCGCACGCCCATCGAGGCCTACTCGTTACGCATCGAGCCCGCCGACCACTTCATCAACTGGCAGCAGGACGCGCTCGGCAATTTCCTTGCCCGGCTTGTGTTTCCGAATCCCATGCGGCAGTTGACGATCACCGTCGGCCTGATCGCCGACCTCAAGGTGATCAACCCGTTCGACTTCTTCATCGAGGACTGGGCCGAAATATGGCCCCCCGCTTCGGGGTTGATCTATCCCAAGGCGCTCGCCGACGATCTCAAGCCCTATCTGCGCCCGGTCGACGAGGACGTCGAAGGGTCCGGCCCCGGTGAGCTGGCGCGGGCCTGGGTGGAGAACTTCTCAGTGCCCGACGGAACCCGCACCATCGACTTCCTGGTCGCGCTCAACCACGCGGTCAACGCCGACGTGGCCTACAGCCTGCGGATGGAACCCGGCGTCCAGACACCGGATTTCACGCTGCGCACCGGCGTCGGATCGTGCCGCGATTCGGCATGGCTGCTGGTGTCGATCCTGCGCCAGTTCGGCCTGGCCGCCCGGTTCGTCTCCGGCTATCTGGTGCAGCTGGCCTCCGACGTGGAGGCCCTCGACGGGCCCTCGGGGCCCGCGGCCGATTTCACCGACCTGCACGCGTGGACCGAGGTGTATATCCCCGGCGCGGGCTGGATCGGGCTCGATCCCACGTCGGGGCTGTTCGCCGGTGAGGGCCACATCCCGCTGGCGGCCACTCCACATCCCTCGAGCGCTGCTCCCATCACCGGCAGCACCGACCCGTGTGAGACCACCCTGGAGTTCTCCAACACCGTCACCCGCATCCACGAGGATCCGCGCGTCACGCTGCCCTACACCGAGGAGGCGTGGGCGACCATCTGCGCGGTCGGCCGCGGTGTCGACGAACGGCTTACCGCCGCCGACGTCCGGCTGACGGTCGGCGGCGAACCGACCTTTGTGTCGGTCGACAACCAGGTGGACGAGGAGTGGACGACCGCCGCAGACGGTCCGCACAAACGAGAGCGCGCGTCCGCGCTGGCCGCTCGGCTGAAAGCCGCGTGGGCTCCGCAGGGGCTGGTCCATCGCGGCCAGGGTCGGTGGTATCCGGGAGAACCGTTGCCGCGCTGGCAGATTGGCCTGTATTGGCGCACCGACGGGCTGCCACTGTGGACCGACGACGCGCTGTTGGCTGACCCCTGGGCGTCTCAGCCGACGAGCTCGACCGCGGACAATGAAACGGCCTACAAGATCCTCGCCGAGGTCGCCGAAGGTCTGGGATTGCCGCTGTCCCAGGTGCGGCCCGCCTTCGAGGACCCGTTGGCCCGGCTGGCGGCCAAAGTCCGCCTGCCGCAGGGCGACGCGGTGCGGCCCGGCGACGACCTCGCCGACGACGACGCGGCGGCGCGCGCCGCACTGCTGGCTCGCCTCGACGAAACCACCACGGCCCCAGCCGCATTCGTGCTGCCACTGCACCGCCGCGACGACGACCTGGGCTGGGCCAGCGCGAACTGGCGGCTGCGCCGCGGCCGCGTCGTGCTGCTCGAGGGAGATTCGCCCGCGGGGCTGCGGCTGCCGCTGAATTCGATCAGCTGGAAGCCGCCGCGGCCGACGTACGACGTCGATCCCACCGCCGTGTCGGACACCTTGCCGGCGGAGTCGACCAGCGCGCCGGTCGAAGACCCGGACACCGCACCGCCGACCGCGATGGTCGCCGAGGCCCGCGACGGGCTGCTGTACGTGTTCGTCCCGCCCACCGAGGCGCTGGAGCACTTCGTCGACCTCATCGCCCGCATCGAGGCCGCGGCCGCCAAAACCCGCAGCCCGGTCGTCATCGAGGGCTATGGCCCGCCGCCGGACCCGCGGCTGCAGTCGACGACGATCACGCCCGACCCCGGCGTGATCGAAGTCAACATCGCGCCCACCGCCAGTTTCGACGAACAGCGCCAGCAGCTCGAAACCCTTTACGAACAAGCACGATTGGCCCGACTGTCCACGGAGTCGTTCGACGTGGACGGCAGCCACGGCGGCACGGGAGGCGGCAACCACATCACACTCGGCGGCGTGACGCCGGCGGACTCGCCGCTGCTGCGCCGCCCGGACCTGCTGGTCTCGCTGCTGACCTACTGGCAACGACACCCGTCGCTGTCCTACCTGTTCGCCGGCCGGTTCGTCGGCACCACGTCGCAGGCGCCGCGGGTGGACGAGGGCCGCACCGAGGCGCTGTACGAGCTCGAGATCGCGTTCGCCGAGATCGCTCGGCTCGCTTCGTCTTCCAAGGATGGGCCGCCACCACCGTGGGTGACCGACCGCGCATTGCGACACCTGCTGACCGACGTCACCGGCAACACCCACCGCGCCGAGTTCTGCATCGACAAGCTGTACAGCCCCGACAGCCCCCGCGGCCGCCTCGGCCTGCTGGAGCTGCGCGGGTTCGAGATGCCGCCGCACCTGCGGATGGCGATGGTGCAGTCGCTGTTGGTGCGCTCGCTGGTGGCCTGGTTCTGGGACGAGCCGCTACGCGCCCCGCTGATCCGGCACGGGACTAACCTGCACGGGCGATACCTGTTGCCGCACTTCTTGATCCACGACATCGCCGACGTCGCCGCCGACCTGCGCGCGCACGGCATCGCGTTCGAGACCAGCTGGCTGGACCCGTTCACCGAGTTCCGGTTCCCGCGCATCGGCACCGCCGTCTTCGACGGCGTCGAGATCGAGCTGCGCGGGGCGATCGAGCCGTGGAACACCCTCGGCGAGGAGGCCACCGCGACGGGCACCGCCCGCTACGTCGACTCGTCGGTCGAGCGGCTGCAGATCCGCATCATCGGCGCCGACCGGCACCGCTACGTGGTGACCTGCAACGGCTATCCGGTGCCGTTGCTGGCCACCGACAACCCCGACATCCATGTGGGCGGGGTGCGGTACAAGGCGTGGCAGCCGCCCAGTGCGCTGCATCCGACGATCACCACCGACGTGCCGTTGCAGTTCGAGCTGATCGATCTGACGTCGGGCACCTCGCGTGGCGGCTGCACGTATCACGTCTCGCATCCGGGTGGCATGGCCTACGAGGAGCCACCCGTCAACGCCGTTGCGGCCGAATCGCGCCGCGCCCGACGGTTCGAGGCGATCGGCTTCACCCCGGGCAAATTGGACCTCTCCGGCATCCGGGAGAAGCAGGCCCGGATATTCACCGATATCGGCGCGCCGGGCATTCTCGACCTGCGACGCGTGCGTACCGTGCAGCAGTAA
- a CDS encoding replication-associated recombination protein A: MPEAVSDGLFDLPGESQAAHDALSVPAGAPLAVRMRPASLDEVVGQDHLLAPGSPLRRLVEGSGVASAILYGPPGSGKTTLAALVSHATGRRFEALSALSAGVKDVRAVIDSARKALLSGEQTVLFIDEVHRFSKTQQDALLSAVENRVVLLVAATTENPSFSVVAPLLSRSLILQLRPLTADDIRTVVQRAIDDPRGLGGRIGVQPEAVELLVQLAAGDARRALTALEVAAETVEAGGELTVAAVEQSLDKAAVRYDRDGDQHYDVISAFIKSVRGSDVDAALHYLARMLVAGEDPRFIGRRLMILASEDIGMADPTALQIAVAAAQTVALIGMPEAQLTLAHATIHLATAPKSNAVTTALSAAMNDIKAGKAGLVPAQLRDGHYSGAAALGNAQGYKYAHDHPDGVVAQQYPPDELVGVDYYRPTERGAERQIGTRLDRLRAIIRKQRGE, encoded by the coding sequence ATGCCTGAAGCCGTGTCCGACGGTCTGTTCGACCTCCCCGGCGAATCGCAGGCGGCCCACGACGCCCTGAGCGTGCCGGCCGGCGCGCCGCTGGCGGTGCGGATGCGCCCGGCGTCGCTCGACGAAGTCGTCGGGCAGGACCACTTGCTGGCGCCCGGCTCGCCGCTGCGCCGGCTGGTCGAGGGCTCGGGGGTGGCGTCGGCCATCTTGTACGGCCCGCCGGGCAGCGGCAAGACGACGTTGGCCGCGCTGGTCTCGCACGCGACCGGCCGCCGATTCGAGGCGCTGTCAGCCTTGTCGGCGGGCGTCAAGGACGTCCGGGCGGTCATCGACAGCGCACGCAAGGCCCTCCTTTCCGGCGAGCAGACGGTGCTGTTCATCGACGAGGTGCACCGGTTCTCGAAAACCCAGCAGGACGCCTTGCTGTCCGCGGTGGAGAACCGGGTGGTGTTGCTGGTGGCGGCGACGACCGAGAACCCGTCGTTCTCGGTCGTGGCGCCGCTGCTGTCGCGATCGCTGATCCTGCAGCTGCGCCCGCTGACGGCCGACGACATCCGGACCGTCGTGCAGCGCGCCATCGACGATCCGCGGGGCCTGGGCGGCCGGATCGGCGTGCAGCCCGAGGCCGTCGAGCTGCTGGTGCAATTGGCCGCCGGCGACGCCCGCCGCGCGCTGACCGCGCTGGAGGTCGCCGCGGAGACGGTTGAGGCGGGCGGCGAGCTGACGGTCGCGGCCGTCGAGCAGTCACTGGACAAAGCCGCCGTGCGGTACGACCGCGACGGCGATCAGCACTACGACGTCATCAGCGCGTTCATCAAATCGGTGCGCGGCTCCGACGTCGACGCGGCGCTGCATTATCTGGCCCGCATGCTCGTCGCGGGAGAGGACCCGCGGTTCATCGGGCGCCGGCTGATGATCCTGGCCAGCGAGGACATCGGGATGGCCGACCCCACGGCGCTTCAGATCGCGGTGGCCGCCGCGCAGACCGTGGCGCTGATCGGCATGCCCGAGGCGCAACTGACGTTGGCGCACGCCACTATTCACCTGGCCACCGCGCCGAAGTCGAACGCGGTGACCACCGCGCTAAGCGCGGCAATGAACGACATCAAGGCCGGCAAGGCGGGTCTGGTGCCGGCGCAGCTGCGCGACGGCCACTACTCGGGAGCGGCCGCACTGGGCAACGCGCAGGGCTACAAATACGCTCACGATCACCCGGATGGCGTTGTCGCGCAACAATATCCGCCGGACGAGTTGGTGGGCGTGGATTACTATCGGCCCACCGAGCGTGGCGCGGAGCGCCAGATCGGCACGCGGCTGGATCGCTTGCGGGCGATCATCCGTAAACAACGCGGAGAGTGA
- a CDS encoding secondary thiamine-phosphate synthase enzyme YjbQ → MLEVDTASRRIVDLTDAVRRFCFSYGDGLCNVFVPHATAGVAIIETGAGSDDDLVETLERLLPRDDRYRHAHGSAGHGADHVLPAIVAPSVTLPVAAGEPQLGTWQSVVLVDLNRDNPRRSVRLSFLEG, encoded by the coding sequence GTGCTCGAGGTGGACACCGCCAGTCGTCGCATCGTGGATCTGACCGACGCGGTGCGCAGGTTTTGCTTCTCCTACGGCGACGGCTTGTGCAACGTTTTCGTCCCGCACGCAACGGCCGGGGTCGCGATCATCGAGACCGGCGCCGGTTCCGACGACGACCTGGTCGAGACGCTGGAGCGGCTGTTGCCGCGCGATGACCGCTACCGACACGCGCACGGCTCGGCTGGGCACGGCGCTGACCACGTGTTGCCGGCGATCGTCGCGCCGTCGGTGACGCTGCCGGTCGCGGCCGGCGAGCCGCAGCTGGGCACCTGGCAAAGCGTCGTTTTGGTCGACCTCAACCGGGACAACCCGCGGCGCTCGGTGCGGTTGAGCTTTTTGGAGGGTTAG
- the alaS gene encoding alanine--tRNA ligase, with product MQTHEIRKRFLDHFVKAGHTEVPSASVILDDPNLLFVNAGMVQFVPFFLGARTPPYAKATSIQKCIRTPDIDEVGITTRHNTFFQMAGNFSFGDYFKRDAIELAWSLLTDSVADGGYGLDPEKIWTTVFFDDDEAVRLWQEIAGLPAERIQRRGMADNYWSMGIPGPCGPSSEIYYDRGPEFGVEGGPIANEDRYIEIWNLVFMQNERGEGTSKEDFEILGPLPRKNIDTGMGVERVAFILQGVHNVYETDLLRPVIDKVALVAARPYDIGNHDDDVRYRVIADHSRTAAILIGDGVSPGNDGRGYVLRRLLRRVIRSAKLLGIDGPIVGELMTTVRDAMGPSYPELVADFDRIKRIAVAEETAFNRTLASGSKLFDDVAGATKAAGAKVVSGADAFTLHDTYGFPIELTLEMASEAGLQVDEIGFRELMAEQRRRAKADAAARKHAHADLTAYRELVDAGPTEFTGFDELSSQARILGIFVDGKRVPVVAHGLQGAEAADRVELILDRTPLYAESGGQIADEGTISGTGAGESARAAVTDVQKIGKTLWVHRVNVESGEFVEGDTVIAAVDPGWRKGATQGHSGTHMVHAALRQVLGPNAVQAGSLNRPGYLRFDFNWQGALSDEQRSQIEEVTNEAVQADFEVHTFNESLEKAKAMGAMALFGEAYPDEVRVVEIGGPFSLELCGGTHVHNSAQIGPVTILGESSIGSGVRRVEAYVGLESFRHLAKERALMAGLASSLKVPSDEVPARVANLVERLKAAEKELERARLAGAKAAAVNAAAGAERIGNVRVVAQRMAGGMTAADLRSLVGDIKGKLGSDPAVVALIASSSGEQGSTVPYAVAANPAAQDLGLRANDLVKQLAMAVDGRGGGKPDLAQGSGKNPSGIDAALDAVRSEIAVIAQVG from the coding sequence GTGCAGACACACGAGATCAGGAAGAGGTTTCTTGATCACTTCGTGAAGGCGGGTCACACCGAGGTGCCGAGCGCATCGGTGATCCTCGACGACCCTAACCTACTGTTCGTCAACGCCGGCATGGTTCAGTTCGTGCCGTTCTTCTTGGGCGCGCGCACGCCGCCGTACGCGAAGGCCACCAGCATCCAGAAGTGCATCCGCACGCCGGATATCGACGAGGTGGGCATCACCACGCGGCACAACACCTTCTTCCAGATGGCCGGCAACTTCTCGTTCGGCGATTACTTCAAACGCGACGCCATCGAGCTGGCCTGGTCCTTGCTGACCGATTCCGTCGCCGATGGCGGCTACGGCCTGGACCCCGAAAAAATATGGACGACGGTCTTTTTCGACGACGACGAGGCCGTGCGGCTGTGGCAGGAGATCGCCGGGCTGCCGGCCGAGCGGATCCAGCGCCGGGGCATGGCGGACAACTATTGGTCGATGGGCATCCCCGGACCGTGTGGGCCCTCGTCGGAGATCTACTACGACCGTGGCCCGGAATTCGGCGTCGAAGGCGGCCCGATCGCCAACGAGGACCGCTACATCGAGATCTGGAATCTCGTGTTCATGCAGAACGAGCGCGGCGAAGGAACCAGCAAGGAAGACTTCGAGATCCTTGGGCCGTTGCCGCGCAAGAACATTGACACCGGCATGGGTGTGGAGCGGGTCGCGTTCATCCTGCAGGGCGTGCACAACGTGTACGAAACCGACCTGCTGCGACCGGTTATCGACAAAGTGGCCCTGGTCGCCGCGCGCCCGTACGACATCGGCAACCACGACGACGACGTGCGCTACCGGGTGATCGCCGACCACAGCCGCACCGCCGCGATCCTGATCGGCGACGGCGTGAGCCCGGGCAACGACGGCCGAGGTTACGTGCTGCGCCGGCTGTTGCGCCGGGTGATCCGCTCGGCCAAGCTGCTGGGCATCGACGGCCCGATCGTCGGCGAGCTGATGACCACGGTGCGCGACGCGATGGGCCCGTCCTATCCCGAACTCGTCGCCGACTTCGACCGGATCAAGCGCATCGCCGTCGCCGAGGAAACCGCGTTCAACCGCACGCTGGCATCGGGCTCGAAGTTGTTCGACGACGTGGCCGGCGCCACCAAAGCTGCTGGGGCCAAAGTGGTTTCCGGCGCGGACGCCTTCACCCTGCACGACACCTACGGCTTCCCGATCGAGCTCACGCTGGAGATGGCGTCGGAGGCCGGCCTGCAGGTCGACGAAATCGGCTTCCGGGAGCTGATGGCCGAGCAGCGCCGGCGTGCCAAGGCCGATGCCGCCGCACGCAAGCACGCGCACGCCGACCTGACCGCATACCGCGAGCTGGTCGACGCCGGCCCCACCGAGTTCACCGGCTTCGACGAGTTGAGCTCGCAGGCAAGGATTTTGGGTATCTTCGTCGACGGCAAGCGGGTGCCGGTGGTCGCACACGGCTTGCAGGGCGCCGAGGCTGCCGATCGAGTCGAACTGATCCTGGACCGCACGCCGCTGTACGCGGAATCCGGTGGCCAGATCGCCGACGAGGGGACCATCAGTGGAACGGGAGCAGGCGAGAGCGCCCGGGCGGCGGTCACCGATGTACAAAAGATCGGCAAAACCCTTTGGGTGCATCGGGTTAACGTCGAGTCCGGTGAGTTCGTCGAGGGCGACACCGTGATCGCAGCGGTGGATCCCGGCTGGCGCAAGGGCGCTACCCAAGGCCACTCGGGCACCCACATGGTGCACGCCGCACTGCGACAAGTGTTGGGCCCCAACGCCGTTCAGGCCGGATCGTTGAACCGTCCGGGCTACCTGCGCTTCGACTTCAATTGGCAGGGCGCACTATCCGACGAACAGCGCAGCCAGATCGAAGAAGTGACCAACGAGGCCGTCCAGGCCGACTTCGAGGTGCACACCTTCAACGAATCTCTGGAGAAGGCCAAGGCGATGGGCGCGATGGCGCTGTTCGGTGAGGCCTACCCCGACGAAGTGCGGGTGGTGGAGATCGGCGGCCCGTTCTCGCTGGAGCTGTGCGGCGGAACCCACGTGCACAACTCGGCGCAGATCGGCCCGGTGACAATCCTCGGCGAATCGTCGATCGGCTCGGGGGTGCGCCGGGTGGAGGCCTACGTCGGGCTGGAGTCATTTCGGCACCTGGCCAAGGAGCGGGCCCTGATGGCGGGGCTGGCGTCGTCGCTGAAGGTGCCGTCCGACGAAGTGCCCGCCCGGGTGGCCAACCTGGTCGAGCGGCTCAAGGCCGCCGAGAAGGAACTCGAACGTGCCCGGCTGGCCGGCGCAAAGGCCGCGGCGGTCAATGCCGCGGCCGGAGCGGAGCGGATCGGTAACGTCCGTGTGGTGGCGCAGCGGATGGCGGGTGGGATGACGGCGGCCGATCTGCGATCCCTCGTCGGCGACATCAAGGGCAAGCTGGGCAGCGATCCGGCGGTGGTCGCGCTGATCGCTTCGTCGTCCGGGGAGCAGGGCTCCACGGTGCCATATGCCGTCGCCGCCAATCCGGCCGCCCAAGATCTCGGGCTCCGCGCCAACGACCTGGTCAAACAGCTCGCCATGGCCGTCGACGGCCGCGGCGGCGGCAAGCCCGACCTGGCGCAGGGTTCCGGCAAGAATCCGAGCGGCATTGACGCGGCGCTGGACGCAGTCCGCTCCGAGATCGCCGTGATAGCGCAGGTCGGTTGA
- the ruvX gene encoding Holliday junction resolvase RuvX — MELAEHRLPDRPGDPNQDSPGRGRRPGRSLGVDVGSVRIGVAVSDPDGILATPVETVRRDRSGRHVRRLAELVGELEAVEVVVGLPRTLADRTGPSAIDAIEVAEALAEVLARGPAPVPVRLADERLTTVSAQRSLRAAGVRAREQRAVIDQAAAVAILQSWLDQRRAMQARSAAGDVIDGG, encoded by the coding sequence GTGGAATTGGCAGAGCATCGCTTGCCCGACCGGCCCGGCGACCCTAACCAGGACAGTCCGGGCCGGGGCCGCCGACCTGGGAGAAGCCTCGGCGTCGACGTGGGCAGTGTGCGCATTGGCGTGGCCGTCAGCGATCCCGACGGCATCCTCGCCACCCCGGTGGAAACGGTGCGCCGCGACCGTTCCGGCAGGCACGTCCGGCGGCTGGCCGAGCTCGTCGGCGAGCTGGAAGCCGTCGAGGTCGTCGTCGGGTTGCCCAGGACGCTGGCCGATCGCACCGGCCCGTCGGCGATCGACGCGATCGAGGTGGCCGAGGCGCTGGCTGAAGTTTTGGCGCGGGGACCCGCGCCGGTGCCGGTGCGGCTGGCCGACGAGCGACTGACCACCGTCAGCGCGCAGCGTTCTCTGCGTGCGGCGGGGGTGCGGGCCAGGGAGCAGCGGGCGGTGATCGACCAGGCGGCGGCCGTCGCGATCCTGCAGAGCTGGCTCGATCAGCGCCGGGCAATGCAGGCCCGGTCCGCGGCTGGGGATGTCATCGATGGTGGATAG